The following coding sequences lie in one Microbacterium sp. XT11 genomic window:
- a CDS encoding hemolysin family protein → MTAAFLLVGAVLLVAFGGLMAAIDAAFGVTSRADIQEMSEEGRNARQLARIAADPDAHVNAVAFIRVLAETTAAVLVTVAFTLLFGNIWWAMLAAAVLMTGITFVLVGASPRSFGRHHADGMLRANAPTVRALRIILGPLAQALVVLGNRVTPGTGRSSFTSEEQLLSMVDEAASNDLIEEDDRDLIHSVFDFTDQFVRAVMVPRTEMVTVDANATTSEAMRLFLQRGVSRMPVVDDEADDVVGVLYLKDLVQFAFRDESAWRAAPIRPISRPATFVPESMRAETLLQQMKRDAVHVCLVIDEHGGISGLVTLEDLIEELVGEIADEYDHVTAEVVDLGAGRYRVSARLSLEDVGDLFGLELEDDDVDSIGGLLGKSLGQVPQPGATATVGGLVLTGGASRGRGRGIATVFVERAEQDADAAHHEGERDDD, encoded by the coding sequence ATGACGGCGGCGTTCCTCCTCGTCGGGGCCGTCCTGCTGGTCGCCTTCGGCGGCCTCATGGCGGCCATCGACGCGGCGTTCGGGGTGACATCGAGGGCCGACATCCAGGAGATGAGCGAAGAGGGTCGCAACGCGCGGCAGCTGGCTCGCATCGCGGCGGATCCCGATGCCCACGTGAACGCCGTCGCCTTCATCCGCGTGCTCGCCGAGACCACGGCCGCCGTGCTCGTCACCGTGGCGTTCACGCTTCTCTTCGGCAACATCTGGTGGGCGATGCTCGCCGCGGCCGTGCTCATGACGGGCATCACCTTCGTGCTCGTCGGAGCGAGCCCGCGTTCCTTCGGCCGGCACCACGCCGACGGGATGCTGCGGGCCAACGCCCCGACCGTGCGCGCACTGCGCATCATCCTCGGTCCTCTGGCCCAGGCGCTCGTCGTACTCGGCAACAGGGTGACGCCGGGCACCGGCCGCAGCTCCTTCACCTCGGAGGAGCAGCTGCTCAGCATGGTGGATGAGGCCGCATCGAACGACCTGATCGAGGAGGACGATCGGGATCTCATCCACTCGGTGTTCGACTTCACCGATCAGTTCGTGCGCGCCGTCATGGTGCCCCGCACCGAGATGGTGACCGTCGACGCCAATGCGACCACCAGTGAGGCGATGCGGCTGTTCCTGCAGCGCGGCGTGTCGCGGATGCCGGTGGTCGATGACGAGGCCGACGACGTGGTCGGCGTGCTCTACCTCAAGGACCTCGTGCAGTTCGCGTTCCGGGACGAGAGCGCGTGGCGGGCCGCGCCGATCCGACCGATCTCCCGACCGGCGACGTTCGTCCCGGAGTCGATGAGGGCGGAGACCCTGCTGCAGCAGATGAAGCGCGACGCTGTGCACGTGTGCCTCGTCATCGACGAGCACGGCGGGATCTCTGGACTCGTCACGCTCGAAGATCTCATCGAAGAGCTCGTCGGCGAGATCGCTGACGAGTACGATCATGTGACGGCGGAGGTCGTAGACCTCGGCGCCGGACGCTACCGCGTCAGCGCGCGGCTCTCCCTGGAGGACGTGGGCGACCTGTTCGGACTCGAGCTCGAAGACGACGACGTCGACTCGATCGGAGGCCTCCTGGGCAAGTCTCTGGGGCAGGTGCCGCAGCCGGGGGCGACGGCCACCGTCGGCGGGCTGGTGCTCACCGGCGGTGCGTCGCGCGGCCGAGGCCGCGGCATCGCGACGGTGTTCGTCGAACGAGCGGAGCAGGATGCCGACGCAGCACACCACGAGGGAGAACGAGACGATGACTGA
- the hrcA gene encoding heat-inducible transcriptional repressor HrcA → MVTERGLQVLRAIVQDYVETREPVGSRSIVDRYSFGVSAATIRNDMAMLEDEELITAPHTSSGRVPTDKGYRVFVNHLAQLRPLSVAQRKAIESFLADPADLDDLMARTVRVLTQLTGQVALAQYPSFARAHLTHIELVALAPKRLLVVLVTDAGGVSQRIAPLPVDVDESDMALLRARLSSLLTGKAIGDAIDRVQALLADDARPGDAALRTLAGIIADELGEFRQEKLVMAGAATLARREHDFRGSIHPLLEAIEEQVTLLRLMSEMEADAHGLAASIGTENASFGLDEASIVASNYAAPSGTARVGVMGPTRMDYPSNLAAARAVARYLSRMLDEDEASR, encoded by the coding sequence ATGGTCACAGAGCGAGGACTCCAAGTGCTCCGCGCCATCGTTCAGGACTACGTCGAGACGCGGGAGCCCGTCGGGAGCCGATCGATCGTCGACCGGTACTCGTTCGGCGTCTCCGCGGCCACGATCCGCAACGACATGGCGATGCTCGAGGATGAGGAGCTCATCACCGCGCCCCACACGTCGTCCGGCCGCGTTCCGACCGACAAGGGCTACCGCGTGTTCGTGAACCACCTGGCGCAGCTCCGCCCGCTGTCGGTCGCCCAGCGCAAGGCGATCGAGTCCTTCCTCGCGGATCCTGCCGACCTCGACGACCTCATGGCCCGCACGGTGCGGGTGCTCACCCAGCTGACCGGTCAGGTCGCGCTCGCCCAGTACCCGTCGTTCGCGCGCGCCCACCTGACGCACATCGAACTCGTCGCGCTCGCGCCCAAGCGTCTTCTGGTGGTGCTCGTCACCGATGCGGGAGGCGTGTCGCAGCGGATCGCGCCGCTTCCGGTCGACGTCGACGAGTCCGACATGGCGCTGCTGCGGGCACGGCTGTCGTCGCTCCTCACCGGAAAGGCGATCGGCGATGCGATCGACCGAGTGCAGGCGCTGCTCGCCGACGACGCCCGCCCAGGCGACGCGGCTCTGCGAACCCTGGCGGGCATCATCGCGGATGAGCTCGGCGAGTTCCGCCAGGAGAAGCTCGTCATGGCCGGAGCCGCGACGCTCGCGCGGCGCGAGCATGACTTCCGCGGCAGCATCCATCCGCTCCTCGAGGCCATCGAGGAGCAGGTGACCCTGCTCCGGCTGATGAGCGAGATGGAGGCGGACGCGCACGGGCTCGCGGCCAGCATCGGCACCGAGAACGCCTCATTCGGACTCGACGAGGCGTCGATCGTCGCGAGCAACTACGCCGCGCCGAGCGGCACGGCGAGGGTCGGGGTGATGGGCCCGACCCGCATGGACTACCCGAGCAATCTCGCGGCCGCGCGGGCCGTCGCCCGTTACCTGTCGCGGATGCTCGACGAAGATGAGGCGAGTCGCTGA
- the era gene encoding GTPase Era — MTEQTRSGFVTFVGRPNVGKSTLTNALVGEKIAIISDKPQTTRRAIRGIVNRPDGQLVIVDTPGIHKPRTLLGERLNDLVEQVLGDVDVIGFCVPATEKVGPGDRRIAASLDGYPRARKVAIVTKTDAAARDEITERLIEVDALREDWAAVIPLSALTRDQLDVLSDEILALMPEGPALYPEGITTDESEEDRIAEIIREAALDGVRDELPHSIAVLVDDVAPRDAGDLTDVHASIVVERDSQKAIIIGRKGARLRDVGARARAGIEELLGTRVFLGLHVKVAKEWQRDPKQLGRLGF; from the coding sequence ATGACTGAGCAGACGCGAAGCGGCTTCGTGACGTTCGTCGGCCGTCCGAATGTGGGCAAGTCCACCCTCACCAACGCCCTCGTCGGCGAGAAGATCGCCATCATCAGCGACAAGCCCCAGACCACGCGCCGCGCGATCCGCGGCATCGTAAACCGTCCAGACGGACAGCTGGTGATCGTCGACACACCCGGCATCCACAAGCCGCGCACGCTGCTGGGCGAGCGCCTCAACGACCTCGTCGAGCAAGTGCTCGGAGACGTGGACGTCATCGGGTTCTGCGTGCCGGCGACGGAGAAGGTCGGGCCGGGCGATCGGCGGATCGCGGCCTCGCTCGACGGCTACCCCCGCGCGCGGAAGGTCGCGATCGTCACCAAGACGGATGCCGCGGCGCGCGACGAGATCACCGAGCGCCTCATCGAAGTCGATGCGCTGCGCGAGGACTGGGCCGCGGTGATCCCGTTGTCGGCGCTCACCCGTGACCAGCTCGACGTGCTGTCGGACGAGATCCTCGCTCTCATGCCGGAGGGCCCTGCGCTCTACCCCGAGGGCATCACCACCGATGAGTCCGAGGAGGACCGGATCGCGGAGATCATCCGTGAAGCCGCGCTCGACGGGGTGCGGGACGAGCTTCCCCACTCGATCGCCGTGCTCGTCGACGACGTGGCGCCGCGTGACGCCGGCGACCTCACCGACGTGCATGCGTCGATCGTCGTCGAACGAGACAGTCAGAAGGCCATCATCATCGGCAGGAAGGGTGCTCGTCTGCGTGATGTCGGCGCGCGCGCTCGCGCCGGGATCGAAGAGCTGCTCGGAACGAGGGTGTTCCTCGGCCTGCACGTGAAGGTGGCGAAGGAATGGCAGCGCGACCCCAAGCAGCTCGGCAGGCTGGGGTTCTGA
- the lepA gene encoding translation elongation factor 4: MSPRALTPLQPAATPATQIRNFCIIAHIDHGKSTLADRMLQITGVVADRDMRAQYLDRMDIERERGITIKSQAVRMPWQVGGETFALNMIDTPGHVDFTYEVSRSLAACEGAILLVDAAQGIEAQTLANLYLALENDLTIIPVLNKIDLPAAEPEKYAKELADLIGGSPDDVLRVSGKTGVGVEELLDRLVQEIPSPTGDADAPARAMIFDSVYDAYRGVVTYVRMVDGQLSPRERIQMMSTRANHELLEIGVSSPEPIPTKGLGVGEVGYLITGVKDVRQSKVGDTITNARKPAAEPLAGYTDPKPMVFSGIYPIDGSDYAELREALDKLKLSDASLQYEPETSVALGFGFRCGFLGLLHLEIVTERLSREFGLDLITTAPSVIYEVVTSDTGETVTVTNPSEYPDGRIGSVSEPMVKAAILLPKDYVGTVMELCQSRRGSLLGMEYFSEERVELRYNMPLGEIVFDFFDQLKSKTQGYASLDYEPSGSQEADLVKVDILLQGEKVDAFSSIVHRDKAYAYGTMMAERLRKLIPRQQFEVPIQAAIGARIIARETIRAIRKDVLAKCYGGDITRKRKLLEKQKEGKKRMKMVGRVEVPQEAFIAALSGDVEGKDKK, encoded by the coding sequence ATGTCCCCACGCGCACTCACACCACTTCAGCCTGCCGCGACGCCGGCGACGCAGATCCGCAACTTCTGCATCATCGCCCACATCGATCACGGCAAGTCGACCCTGGCCGACCGCATGCTCCAGATCACCGGTGTGGTCGCCGACCGCGACATGCGCGCGCAGTACCTCGACCGCATGGACATCGAGCGGGAGCGCGGGATCACGATCAAGAGCCAGGCCGTGCGGATGCCGTGGCAGGTGGGCGGCGAGACCTTCGCGCTCAACATGATCGACACGCCCGGCCACGTCGACTTCACCTATGAGGTGTCGCGCTCCCTCGCCGCGTGCGAGGGAGCCATCCTGCTCGTCGACGCGGCGCAGGGGATCGAGGCGCAGACGCTCGCCAACCTCTACCTCGCGCTCGAGAACGATCTGACGATCATCCCGGTGCTGAACAAGATCGACCTTCCCGCCGCGGAGCCGGAGAAGTACGCCAAGGAGCTCGCCGACCTCATCGGCGGCAGCCCCGACGACGTCCTGCGCGTGTCGGGCAAGACGGGCGTCGGCGTCGAGGAGCTCCTCGACCGTCTGGTGCAGGAGATCCCGTCGCCGACCGGCGATGCGGATGCTCCGGCTCGCGCGATGATCTTCGACTCCGTGTACGACGCCTACCGCGGAGTGGTGACCTACGTGCGCATGGTCGACGGTCAGCTGTCGCCCCGCGAGCGCATCCAGATGATGTCGACCAGGGCCAATCACGAGCTGCTCGAGATCGGCGTCTCCAGTCCGGAGCCCATCCCCACGAAGGGGCTGGGCGTCGGCGAGGTCGGTTACCTCATCACCGGCGTGAAGGACGTGCGGCAGTCGAAGGTCGGCGACACGATCACGAATGCCCGCAAGCCGGCGGCCGAGCCCCTGGCGGGCTACACGGACCCCAAGCCGATGGTGTTCTCGGGCATCTACCCGATCGACGGCAGCGACTACGCCGAGCTGCGTGAGGCGCTCGACAAGCTCAAGCTGTCGGACGCATCCCTGCAGTACGAGCCTGAGACGTCGGTCGCGCTCGGCTTCGGCTTCCGCTGCGGATTCCTCGGCCTGCTGCACCTCGAGATCGTCACGGAGCGGCTGTCCCGCGAGTTCGGGCTCGATCTCATCACCACGGCGCCCAGCGTGATCTACGAGGTCGTGACGAGCGACACGGGCGAGACGGTCACCGTGACGAACCCGAGCGAGTACCCGGACGGCCGCATCGGGTCGGTCTCGGAGCCGATGGTGAAGGCCGCGATCCTGCTGCCCAAGGACTACGTCGGCACCGTCATGGAGCTGTGCCAGTCGCGCCGCGGCTCGCTCCTCGGCATGGAGTACTTCTCGGAGGAGCGCGTCGAGCTGCGGTACAACATGCCGCTCGGCGAGATCGTGTTCGACTTCTTCGATCAGCTCAAGTCCAAGACGCAGGGCTACGCCTCGCTCGACTACGAGCCCTCCGGTTCGCAGGAGGCCGACCTCGTCAAGGTCGACATCCTGCTGCAGGGCGAGAAGGTCGACGCGTTCAGTTCGATCGTGCACCGCGACAAGGCCTACGCCTACGGCACGATGATGGCCGAGAGACTGCGCAAGCTCATCCCGAGGCAGCAGTTCGAGGTGCCGATCCAGGCGGCGATCGGCGCGCGGATCATCGCGCGCGAGACTATCCGGGCCATCCGCAAGGACGTGCTCGCCAAGTGCTACGGCGGTGACATCACCCGCAAGCGCAAGCTCCTCGAGAAGCAGAAGGAGGGCAAGAAGCGCATGAAGATGGTGGGCCGCGTCGAGGTGCCGCAGGAGGCGTTCATCGCAGCCCTGTCGGGTGACGTCGAGGGCAAGGACAAGAAGTAG
- the ybeY gene encoding rRNA maturation RNase YbeY translates to MIEINNESAVDVDETVLQRLTDFNLAQLHVSPDAEVAIVLVDEGAMEALHVQWMDEPGPTDVLSFPMDELRPGTEDRPTPPGLLGDIVLCPQVAETQAQAAGHSLMDELILLTTHGLLHLLGFDHAEPEEEREMFGLQKELIQGFAASERRR, encoded by the coding sequence ATGATCGAGATCAACAACGAGTCGGCGGTCGACGTCGACGAGACCGTGCTGCAGCGCCTCACCGACTTCAACCTCGCACAGCTGCACGTCAGCCCCGACGCCGAGGTCGCGATCGTGCTCGTCGACGAGGGCGCGATGGAGGCGCTCCACGTGCAGTGGATGGACGAGCCGGGGCCGACCGACGTCTTGAGCTTCCCCATGGACGAACTGCGCCCAGGCACCGAAGACCGACCGACTCCGCCCGGGCTGCTCGGCGACATCGTGCTGTGCCCGCAGGTCGCCGAGACGCAGGCGCAGGCAGCGGGGCACTCTCTGATGGACGAGCTGATCCTGCTCACGACGCACGGGCTGCTGCACCTGCTGGGCTTCGATCACGCGGAGCCCGAGGAGGAGCGTGAGATGTTCGGGCTGCAGAAGGAGCTCATCCAGGGCTTCGCGGCATCCGAACGCCGACGATGA
- the dnaJ gene encoding molecular chaperone DnaJ, with translation MADHYEVLGVSRDASTDEIKKAYRRLARQLHPDVNPGEEAAERFKLVTHAYDVLSDEESRRRYDMGGDDGAAGGFGGFGGFGDIFETFFGAAQGGGRVGRPRSRRERGQDALVRVSLELGDVVFGTHRDIEVDTAVLCETCHGSCCQEGTSPVTCDICGGTGHVQRQVRSLLGNVVTSQPCGTCEGYGTTIPYPCGTCGGQGRVRSRRTVSLDIPAGVETGLRLQLPGSGEVGKAGGPNGDLYVEITVNPHPAFSRDGDDLLATLEVSMTDAILGTEATIQGLDGEVDLEIRPGVQSGDVLTIKGRGITPLRGTQRGDLRVGVQVLTPTRLDSAQRKLIEDFAKKTKAPAPQLAQFQQGLFSKLRDRFRSH, from the coding sequence GTGGCGGACCATTACGAGGTTCTGGGCGTCTCCAGGGACGCCTCCACCGATGAGATCAAGAAGGCGTACCGACGCCTGGCGCGGCAGCTCCACCCGGATGTGAACCCGGGAGAGGAGGCGGCGGAGCGCTTCAAGCTCGTCACGCACGCGTACGACGTGCTCAGCGACGAGGAGTCGCGACGTCGCTACGACATGGGCGGCGATGACGGCGCGGCGGGAGGCTTCGGCGGCTTCGGGGGCTTCGGCGACATCTTCGAGACGTTCTTCGGGGCAGCCCAGGGCGGCGGTCGCGTCGGTCGTCCGCGTTCACGACGCGAGCGCGGGCAGGATGCGCTCGTGCGCGTCTCTCTCGAACTGGGCGACGTGGTGTTCGGCACGCATCGCGACATCGAGGTCGACACGGCCGTGCTGTGCGAGACCTGTCACGGATCCTGCTGCCAGGAGGGCACATCGCCGGTCACATGCGACATCTGCGGCGGCACCGGACACGTGCAGCGGCAGGTCCGCAGCCTGCTCGGCAACGTCGTGACCTCGCAGCCGTGCGGCACCTGCGAGGGGTACGGCACGACGATCCCGTACCCGTGCGGCACGTGCGGCGGCCAGGGGCGCGTGCGCTCGAGGCGCACCGTCTCTCTCGACATCCCCGCCGGCGTGGAGACCGGTCTGCGGCTGCAGCTGCCGGGATCGGGCGAGGTCGGAAAGGCCGGGGGCCCCAACGGCGACCTCTACGTCGAGATCACGGTCAACCCGCACCCAGCGTTCAGCCGTGACGGCGACGACCTCCTCGCCACGCTCGAGGTCTCCATGACCGACGCCATCCTCGGCACGGAGGCCACGATCCAGGGACTCGACGGCGAGGTCGACCTCGAGATCCGCCCCGGCGTGCAGTCGGGCGACGTCCTCACGATCAAGGGCCGCGGCATCACCCCGCTGCGCGGAACCCAGCGCGGCGACCTTCGCGTCGGCGTGCAGGTGCTCACCCCGACGAGGCTCGACTCCGCGCAGCGGAAGCTCATCGAGGACTTCGCGAAGAAGACGAAGGCCCCGGCCCCGCAGCTCGCGCAGTTCCAGCAGGGGCTGTTCTCGAAACTGCGCGATCGGTTCCGGTCGCACTGA
- the hemW gene encoding radical SAM family heme chaperone HemW, with protein sequence MAGPLPLGDPAPSDGRLPADLPVDPTVPLSAYLHVPFCRVRCGYCDFNTYTSGELRGARQEDYASTLAQEIALAERVLGEAGGIRPLQTVFFGGGTPTLLPAGDLARMLDTAVSAFGLAPGAEVTVEANPDTVTREAARVLADAGVTRLSVGMQSAVPHVLAALDRTHRPENVRTAVDAARDAGLAVSVDLIYGAPGETLADWEASLDAALALESDHVSAYALIIEDGTKLARQIRRGEVPAPDDDLQADMYELADARLADAGFDWYEVSNWARSPEQRSRHNLAYWRGHDWWGFGPGAHSHVAGLRWWNVKHPAAYAQRLASQTSPAAGTERPDEQSRVLERVLLQSRLAEGIPVADLPETGRPRVAGLIADGLVDAASALRGRVRLTLRGRLLADAVVRALTD encoded by the coding sequence ATGGCAGGACCCCTTCCGCTGGGCGACCCGGCGCCGTCCGACGGACGTCTGCCCGCCGATCTGCCGGTCGACCCGACCGTGCCGCTCTCGGCGTATCTGCACGTGCCGTTCTGCCGGGTGCGCTGCGGTTACTGCGACTTCAACACCTATACGTCCGGTGAGCTGCGCGGCGCGCGGCAGGAGGACTATGCGAGCACCCTCGCGCAGGAGATCGCCCTGGCGGAGCGCGTGCTCGGCGAGGCGGGCGGCATCAGGCCGCTGCAGACCGTGTTCTTCGGCGGCGGAACGCCGACGCTGCTGCCGGCCGGCGACCTCGCTCGGATGCTGGATACCGCGGTGTCGGCCTTCGGGCTCGCACCAGGTGCGGAGGTGACGGTCGAGGCGAACCCCGACACGGTCACGCGAGAGGCGGCCCGCGTCCTCGCGGATGCCGGAGTCACCCGTCTCTCGGTGGGCATGCAGTCCGCCGTTCCCCACGTCCTCGCCGCGCTGGACCGCACGCACCGCCCGGAGAACGTCCGCACGGCCGTGGACGCCGCTCGGGATGCGGGACTCGCGGTGAGCGTCGACCTGATCTACGGCGCACCGGGGGAGACGCTGGCCGATTGGGAGGCGTCGCTCGACGCGGCCCTCGCTCTCGAGTCGGATCACGTCTCGGCCTACGCGCTCATCATCGAAGACGGCACGAAGCTCGCCAGGCAGATCCGCCGTGGCGAGGTGCCTGCGCCCGATGATGACCTGCAAGCCGACATGTACGAGCTCGCCGACGCGCGCCTCGCCGACGCGGGCTTCGACTGGTACGAGGTAAGCAACTGGGCGCGATCGCCCGAGCAGCGCTCGCGGCACAATCTGGCCTATTGGCGCGGACACGACTGGTGGGGCTTCGGGCCCGGTGCCCACAGCCACGTGGCGGGCCTGCGATGGTGGAACGTCAAGCACCCGGCCGCCTACGCGCAGCGCCTCGCGTCGCAGACCTCACCGGCCGCCGGGACCGAGCGGCCGGACGAGCAGTCGCGCGTGCTCGAGCGTGTGCTCCTGCAGAGTCGGCTCGCCGAGGGCATCCCCGTCGCAGACCTGCCTGAGACGGGCCGACCGCGCGTCGCCGGTCTCATCGCCGACGGGCTCGTCGACGCGGCGTCAGCCCTCCGCGGCCGCGTACGGCTCACGCTGCGAGGACGACTCCTGGCCGACGCCGTGGTGCGTGCACTGACCGATTGA
- a CDS encoding DUF1990 family protein — protein MRRGTFRDDTVDYAAVGATHAPDLMQYPPERSIPAEESWRIGSGAERFQTAGEALLSWTAQRAAGLSIDDVRPAPGPAYAGVSFDAEGNPIAPSKREVEQRFDAEGTPFVGPGMTLRVHGRVAGMRADAQLRVISVTEEKRRIGFVLGTVGGSVVSGEESFDIEWREDNDEVWFTVRAFDAPIAVLYRLLPTLVKRRRKELFARYLRAISPLYATPL, from the coding sequence ATGCGGCGCGGGACATTCCGAGACGACACGGTGGACTATGCGGCCGTGGGGGCGACGCACGCGCCCGACCTGATGCAGTACCCGCCGGAGCGCAGCATCCCTGCTGAGGAGTCCTGGCGCATCGGCAGCGGGGCCGAACGGTTCCAGACGGCCGGCGAGGCCCTCCTGTCGTGGACGGCGCAACGCGCGGCCGGCCTATCGATCGACGATGTGCGACCAGCACCGGGGCCCGCGTACGCCGGCGTGAGCTTCGATGCCGAGGGCAACCCGATCGCTCCGAGCAAGCGCGAGGTCGAGCAGCGCTTCGATGCGGAGGGCACCCCGTTCGTGGGACCAGGCATGACCTTGCGCGTGCACGGCAGGGTCGCTGGCATGCGTGCAGACGCCCAGCTGCGCGTGATCTCTGTGACCGAGGAGAAGCGACGGATCGGCTTCGTGCTCGGGACCGTCGGCGGCTCGGTCGTCAGCGGCGAAGAGTCGTTCGATATCGAGTGGCGCGAGGACAACGACGAGGTGTGGTTCACGGTGCGCGCCTTCGACGCGCCGATCGCGGTGCTCTACCGGCTGCTCCCGACGCTCGTGAAGCGGCGCCGCAAGGAGCTCTTCGCGCGCTACCTGCGGGCGATCTCGCCGCTGTACGCGACGCCGCTGTGA
- a CDS encoding 16S rRNA (uracil(1498)-N(3))-methyltransferase has product MVLHFLVEAASDAVSGDIVSLTGAEAKHAAVVRRLRVGEEVTVGDGAGVWLAGVAEEVSPSQVDVRVVSRRVEDAPSPRIVLVQALAKGDRDELAVQAACELGVDEIVPWQASRSVSRWEGSKAVKGRERWATIVREAAKQAHRAWVPRVSDAVTTADLAARASGARMLLLDPAAENRLTDVRPDGRDLVLVVGPEGGIAPEELDRLQAAGAERVLLGATVLRTSTAGPAAIAVLSAALGRW; this is encoded by the coding sequence ATGGTCCTGCACTTCCTGGTGGAGGCCGCCTCGGATGCCGTGAGCGGCGACATCGTCTCGCTCACGGGCGCCGAGGCGAAGCACGCTGCGGTGGTCCGTCGGCTGCGCGTCGGCGAAGAGGTCACCGTGGGCGACGGCGCAGGCGTGTGGCTCGCCGGCGTCGCGGAAGAGGTGTCGCCCTCCCAGGTCGACGTGCGAGTAGTGAGCAGGCGGGTCGAAGACGCGCCGTCTCCGCGCATCGTGCTCGTGCAGGCCCTCGCCAAGGGCGACCGGGACGAGCTGGCCGTGCAGGCGGCGTGCGAGCTCGGTGTAGACGAGATCGTGCCTTGGCAGGCGAGCCGCAGCGTCTCACGCTGGGAGGGGTCCAAGGCGGTCAAGGGCAGGGAACGGTGGGCGACCATCGTCAGAGAGGCGGCCAAGCAGGCGCATCGTGCCTGGGTGCCTCGAGTATCGGATGCCGTGACGACGGCCGATCTGGCGGCACGGGCGAGCGGCGCTCGCATGCTGCTCCTGGACCCCGCCGCCGAGAATCGTCTGACCGACGTGCGCCCAGACGGGCGTGATCTCGTGCTCGTGGTCGGCCCGGAGGGAGGCATCGCCCCCGAAGAGCTCGACCGGCTGCAGGCTGCGGGCGCGGAGCGGGTGCTCCTCGGCGCGACCGTGCTCCGCACGTCCACGGCTGGTCCCGCCGCCATCGCGGTGCTGAGCGCGGCTCTCGGTCGCTGGTAG
- a CDS encoding PhoH family protein, whose amino-acid sequence MVQLLGPQDRLLRMLEKEHPRVQVLVRGNEITLTGARDDVANARALVDELLTMTREGHDLAPSDVSSSAQMLRRDGGPRPSEVLGEAILSTRGKVIRPKTLGQKEYVDAIEENTIVFGIGPAGTGKTYLAMAKAVQALQRKEVTRIILTRPAVEAGERLGFLPGTLTDKIDPYLRPLYDALNEMMDPEIVPRLMATGTIEVAPLAYMRGRTLNDSFVVLDEAQNTTPEQMKMFLTRLGFGTKMVVTGDITQVDLPQGASGLRLVTRVLDGIDDIHFARLTSEDVVRHSLVGRIVDAYSEYDERRLAQRHEREQAAEFANRAERRAAQRPRPRDRMPKRGLS is encoded by the coding sequence ATGGTGCAGCTGCTCGGTCCGCAGGACCGGCTTCTCCGGATGCTCGAGAAGGAGCATCCGCGAGTGCAGGTCCTCGTCCGGGGCAACGAGATCACGCTGACCGGGGCGCGGGACGACGTGGCGAACGCGCGAGCGCTCGTCGACGAGCTGCTGACCATGACACGCGAGGGCCACGATCTCGCGCCGAGCGACGTCTCCAGCTCCGCGCAGATGCTCCGGCGCGACGGAGGACCGCGCCCGAGCGAGGTGCTCGGCGAGGCGATCCTCTCGACCCGCGGCAAGGTCATCCGGCCCAAGACCCTCGGTCAGAAGGAGTACGTCGACGCGATCGAGGAGAACACGATCGTCTTCGGCATCGGTCCGGCGGGAACGGGGAAGACCTACCTGGCGATGGCCAAGGCCGTGCAGGCTCTTCAGCGCAAGGAGGTCACCCGCATCATCCTCACGCGCCCGGCCGTGGAAGCGGGGGAGCGCCTGGGGTTCCTGCCCGGGACACTGACCGACAAGATCGATCCGTACCTCCGCCCCCTGTACGACGCGCTCAACGAGATGATGGATCCCGAGATCGTGCCGCGGCTGATGGCGACGGGGACGATCGAGGTCGCGCCGTTGGCGTACATGCGCGGCCGGACCCTCAACGATTCGTTCGTGGTCCTCGACGAGGCGCAGAACACCACGCCCGAGCAGATGAAGATGTTCCTGACGCGTCTCGGCTTCGGGACGAAGATGGTGGTCACGGGTGACATCACGCAGGTCGATCTGCCTCAGGGGGCCTCGGGACTTCGTCTGGTCACGCGCGTGCTCGACGGGATCGACGACATCCACTTCGCGCGCCTCACCAGCGAGGATGTGGTGCGGCACTCGCTGGTCGGCCGGATCGTCGACGCCTACAGCGAGTACGACGAACGCCGCCTCGCGCAGCGGCACGAGCGGGAGCAGGCCGCCGAGTTCGCCAACAGGGCGGAGCGTCGCGCCGCTCAGCGACCAAGACCGCGCGACAGGATGCCGAAACGAGGACTCTCATGA
- a CDS encoding HIT domain-containing protein, with protein sequence MTEPSIFTRILNGDIPGEILLDEGRVFAIRDINPQAPLHALVIPKTEEYRDVTELAAGDPELLAEIVAAAKTIADRHANGEYRLIFNNGASAAQSVFHVHAHVLGNIEENKLVGF encoded by the coding sequence ATGACCGAGCCCTCGATCTTCACGCGCATCCTCAACGGCGACATCCCGGGCGAGATCCTGCTCGACGAGGGGCGTGTCTTCGCCATCCGCGACATCAACCCGCAGGCGCCGCTGCATGCTCTGGTCATCCCGAAGACCGAGGAGTACCGCGACGTCACGGAGCTCGCGGCGGGCGATCCTGAGCTGCTCGCCGAGATCGTCGCGGCGGCGAAGACGATCGCCGACCGGCATGCGAACGGCGAGTACCGCCTCATCTTCAACAACGGCGCGAGTGCCGCGCAGTCCGTCTTCCACGTGCACGCCCATGTGCTCGGCAACATCGAGGAGAACAAGCTCGTTGGCTTCTGA